Proteins encoded in a region of the Salmo trutta chromosome 34, fSalTru1.1, whole genome shotgun sequence genome:
- the elp2 gene encoding elongator complex protein 2, which produces MAAPIIETCHVACCANRTPNVLSWGRGGLIAYGTCHSVALYDPQEKGVVAVLNGHTGRVNTVQWVHREDCGRETHLVSGGSDSLLIVWEAHDGKFKQCVECVGHTGPVCAVDAIHLDNSKLLIASTASDSTVKLWLYTANKAECTHTISFGSGFMMDVSLAWLPGSRVPILACGGDDCRIHLYAQCNGQFRKVLSLQGHEDWIRGVEWACVDGDLLLASCAQDCLIRVWRLVAKSRTKRNVQDERTIRMTEDVFTLTQNDASSAFAVTLESVLAGHENKVYGVHWQPPVIKGGDQHQSLSLLSASMDKTMILWAQEEGSGVWVEQVRVGEVGGNTLGFYGCQMSPDGSMILAHAFHGALHLWTQSHGKEGEWSPGVVISGHFNAVQDLSWDPEGEFILSVGSDQTTRLLTPWKRKDQTQPTWHEISRPQIHGYDMQCLAMVGRFQYVSGADEKVLRVFRAPRNFVENFANISGTPLAKLLASSDTVDQPEGASTPALGLSNKAVFQGDLAPKTNEEEGTGFNSVSDQYQESYFHPLTLNEPPPEDHLLQNTLWPEVQKLYGHGFEMFCLASDSGRMVVASACKASKAEHAAVLLWSATSWRQLQALPCHSLTVTQMAFSPNGLFLLAVSRDRTWSLWRRDDPAATTTNTEPHFSLYTSTRKDTAVHTRIIWSCDWSADNKYFVTSSRDKKVIVWGDCSSSEASVTPDEPPVIRPCSSILDVGDSATAVSFCPILCPGNSYLLAVGLESGQVLLYKWERIEEPAGASDWTRYGETDSSQSHSLTVKRLRWRPRAGRAGQGGEEEGRGEGSSWVQLASAGADHSVKIFNINRLAV; this is translated from the exons ATGGCGGCTCCCATAATAGAAACATGTCATGTCGCATGTTGTGCAAATCGAACCCCAAATGTTCTTTCATGGGGTCGTGGGGGTCTCATTGCATATGGAACATGCCATTCTGTCGCTCTCTATGACCCACAG GAGAAAGGTGTTGTTGCTGTCCTCAATGGACATACCGGGAGGGTGAACACAGTCCAGTGGGTCCACAGAGAGGACTGTG GTAGAGAAACTCACCTGGTGTCAGGAGGGTCTGACAGTCTACTGATTGTGTGGGAGGCCCACGATGGGAAG TTTAAacagtgtgttgagtgtgttggACATACTGGACCAGTGTGTGCTGTGGATGCCATCCACCTGGACAACAGTAAGCTACTCATCGCCTCCACAGCCTCCGACTCCACTGTAAAACTATGGCTCTACACTGCAAACAAAG CGGAGTGCACCCATACCATATCCTTTGGGAGCGGGTTTATGATGGATGTCTCGCTAGCGTGGTTGCCAGGCAGCAGAG TTCCCATACTTGCCTGCGGGGGCGACGATTGCAGAATCCATTTGTATGCACAGTGCAATGGACAG TTCAGGAAAGTCCTCTCCTTGCAAGGGCATGAGGATTGGATCCGTGGTGTGGAGTGGGCCTGTGTAG ACGGCGATCTGTTACTGGCTAGCTGTGCTCAGGACTGTCTGATCCGGGTTTGGAGGCTGGTTGCCAAGTCTAGGACGAAGAGAAACGTGCAGGACGAACGCACCATTAGGATGACTGAAGATGTCTTTACACTGACACAGAATG ATGCCTCCTCAGCATTTGCAGTGACGCTAGAGTCAGTCCTTGCCGGCCACGAGAACAAGGTCTATGGAGTCCACTGGCAGCCCCCTGTCATCAAAG GTGGCGACCAGCACCAGTCTCTGAGCCTGCTCTCTGCTTCCATGGACAAGACCATGATCCTGTGGGCTCAGGAGGAAGGCTCAGGGGTGTGGGTGGAGCAG gtgcGTGTAGGGGAGGTGGGGGGAAACACACTGGGTTTCTACGGTTGTCAGATGAGTCCAGATGGATCCATGATCCTGGCCCATGCCTTCCACGGAGCGCTGCATCTCTGGACCCAGAGCCACGGCAAAGAG GGAGAGTGGAGTCCAGGGGTGGTGATATCTGGTCACTTCAACGCGGTTCAGGACCTGAGCTGGGACCCTGAGGGGGAATTCATCCTCAGTGTAGGGTCAGACCAGACCACCAGGCTACTAACACCCTGGAAGAGGAAGGACCAAACACAG CCTACCTGGCACGAGATCTCTCGCCCCCAGATTCACGGCTATGACATGCAGTGTCTGGCCATGGTGGGCCGCTTCCAGTACGTCTCCGGGGCCGACGAGAAGGTCCTCCGGGTGTTCCGCGCCCCCCGCAACTTTGTGGAGAACTTTGCAAACATCTCTGGCACGCCTCTGGCGAAACTGCTGGCCTCCAGT GACACTGTAGATCAACCAGAAGGGGCCAGTACCCCTGCCCTAGGTCTCTCCAATAAGGCTGTGTTTCAAG GTGATCTTGCTCCCAAGACCAATGAAGAGGAGGGAACCGGGTTCAACAGTGTTTCTGACCAATACCAAGAGTCCTACTTCCACCCTCTCACCCTTAATG agcCACCTCCAGAGGACCACCTCCTTCAAAACACACTATGGCCTGAGGTCCAAAAACT gtacGGACATGGCTTTGAGATGTTCTGTCTGGCGTCTGACAGTGGGAGGATGGTGGTGGCGTCGGCATGTAAG GCCTCTAAGGCTGAGCATGCGGCCGTGCTGCTCTGGAGTGCCACTTCCTGGCGCCAGCTACAGGCGCTGCCCTGCCACAGCCTCACTGTCACCCAGATGGCCTTCTCTCCCAACGGACTGTTCCTATTGGCCGTGTCCCGGGACAGGACCTGGTCGCTATGGAGACGGGACGACCCCGCTGCCACCACTACAAACACAG AACCCCATTTCTCCCTGTACACATCTACCAGGAAGGACACGGCCGTACACACGCGCATCATATGGTCATGTGACTGGAGCGCCGACAACAAGTACTTTGTGACGTCGAGTCGAGACAAGAAG GTGATAGTGTGGGGTGACTGCAGTAGTTCTGAGGCCAGTGTGACCCCTGATGAACCCCCAGTCATCCGGCCCTGTTCCTCCATATTAGACGTAGGAGACTCGGCCACTGCTGTCTCCTTCTGCCCCATCCTGTGCCCCGGCAACAG CTATCTGCTGGCGGTGGGGCTGGAGAGTGGTCAGGTCCTGCTGTATAAGTGGGAACGCATTGAGGAGCCTGCTGGAGCATCAGACTGGACCAGATATGGAGAAACAGACTCCTC